Proteins from one Mucilaginibacter jinjuensis genomic window:
- a CDS encoding HesB/IscA family protein, producing MVTVTDKAKDKIDHLMTDAGLDASYFLRVSVQGGGCSGLSYNLDFDNEEKKGDQFFEDKGVKMALDMKSFLYLAGTELDFSDGLNGKGFNFNNPNASRTCGCGESFSV from the coding sequence ATGGTAACTGTAACTGATAAAGCAAAAGATAAAATAGACCACCTGATGACCGACGCCGGGCTGGATGCTTCGTATTTTTTACGGGTATCTGTGCAGGGTGGTGGTTGCTCTGGATTGTCTTACAATCTTGATTTCGATAACGAAGAGAAAAAAGGCGATCAGTTTTTTGAAGATAAAGGCGTTAAAATGGCGCTTGATATGAAATCATTCTTATACCTGGCTGGTACCGAATTAGATTTTTCGGACGGGTTAAACGGTAAAGGTTTCAACTTCAATAACCCTAATGCCAGCCGTACCTGCGGTTGTGGCGAAAGCTTCTCTGTATAA
- the iscU gene encoding Fe-S cluster assembly scaffold IscU — MAYSDKVIDHYTNPRNVGTLDKSSTKVGTGLVGAPECGDVMRLQIEVDDNNVITDAKFKTFGCGSAIASSSLATEWLKGKSIDDAMAIDNMDIVEELALPPVKIHCSVLAEDAIKAAINDYRVKNGMEPIESEKSHH; from the coding sequence ATGGCTTATTCAGATAAAGTAATTGATCATTACACCAACCCGCGTAACGTGGGTACCTTAGATAAATCGAGCACCAAGGTAGGTACCGGCCTTGTTGGTGCACCAGAGTGCGGCGACGTAATGCGCCTGCAAATTGAAGTTGATGACAACAATGTAATCACCGATGCTAAATTCAAAACATTTGGCTGTGGTTCTGCAATTGCATCTTCATCATTAGCTACTGAGTGGTTAAAAGGTAAATCAATCGACGATGCAATGGCTATCGACAACATGGACATTGTAGAAGAGCTGGCTTTACCTCCGGTAAAAATCCACTGCTCTGTTTTGGCCGAAGATGCTATTAAAGCTGCCATTAACGATTACCGTGTTAAAAACGGCATGGAGCCAATTGAAAGCGAAAAATCACACCACTAA